The DNA segment GTCCCGCTTGCCGCGCCCGGTGATCCGCTGCAACGTCGGCAACGCGAACGCCGCGGTCTTGCCGGTTCCCGTGGCGGCCTGGCCGACGAGATCACGACCGGCGAGCAGCGAAGGGATCGCGGCCCGCTGAATCGGGGTCGGCTCCTCGTAGCCCAATTCGGACAACGCGGTCAGCAACTCCGCCCGCAGGTGCAGGTCGGCGAAGGTGACGGCAGCGTCGTCTTGCCCGGGATCACCGGCGGCGGTGTCGGTGTCGGCGGTGCCGGTGCCGTCGGTGCCGTCGGTGCTGTCGGCCGCGGCGGTGCTGTTGTCGGCGGTGCCGGTATCGGCGGCGGCAGCGATGTTGTCGGCAGCGGTGTTGTCGGTATCCGCGTCCGCGTTCTCGGTGTCGGCACGGTCCTGGTCCTTGCCGTCGTCACTGGCGTCAGCGGTGTCCGCCGCGTCAGCGGTGTCCGCCGTTTCGGCAGTGGCACCGGTGTCGGCGGGATCGGGTTCCCGCTCGGTTCCGCTTACGTCCTGGACGTGGTCGGCCTTGTCGGCCATGGTCATCCTCCTGGTAGGGCAACGGGTTCTGGCAACGCCACGCCCGCGACTCCGCCCAGGCAGGGCAACCATTACGTGCTGTGTGCTGCGTGTTGTGTTCGACAGGCCCGGCGGGCTTGCCGGTCAGCGGCCTGCCGGCACGACTGCGTACTGCCGCACGTACAGGTCCGTGTAGGTCACCGGGCCACGCGGCCCCGGCACCTTGTCAAGGTTAATACCGGTCTCCGGCACGCCGAGCAGTTTGAATCCGTCCAGCAGCCGCGTCGGCGCGTTCCAGAACACCCCTGTGCCCTGGTAGCCGTCGAAGAACGCTTCGGCGGCCTCGGCATCCTCCGTCGCGATGCCTGCGGCCAGCCCGGACGTCTGGTCGTTGGCGATCGAGACCGCGTGAGTGAGATCCGGGACCGTGGCGACGGTCACCGTGGCTTCCTCGTCCGAGTCCAGCGCCCACTCGTACCCGAGGGCGTGCTCGTGTGGCGGCAGTGAAGCGCGGATCTTCCGCTCGGCCAGCACCCCTTCCACCACCGGCCACAACGTTTCGTAAACCGACTCGTGGATGAGCAGCAGGTTGAGCCTGTTGCAGACACCGAGCCGGTCGAGGCTGTTGTCGACGAGGGTCCGAACCGTCGCTTCGTCGGCCGCCACGTCGACGTACAGCACCCCACCACCGTCGGCATGCGCGAGCGTGCGGACGCCGTGAGTTGCCGCCTCGGTGGCAAGCGCCCTCGTACTGTCACCGCTGCCCCGCAGGATCACCAACGGCACGAGATCGGGGAACCGGACCAGCGCCGCCGCGGCCTCCCTCTCGGCCCTGGGGACGAGCTGGATGACGTCGCTGTCGATCCCTGCCTCCGCGAGCGCGGGTGCGACGACGACCTCCAGCAGCCGCCGCGCCGAACCGAGCGCGGCCGATCCGGTGCGCAG comes from the Prauserella marina genome and includes:
- a CDS encoding aldehyde dehydrogenase family protein, which produces MADEVTVAVEECARAAKRAAPSLATAGDDAIDAALHGMARRLLSERAVILEANAADVAKAEAEGMSAGLLDRLTITEERLTGMAEQLRLLAGAPHQQRSVPVSSLEGGLRLIERRRPVGVIGANYEARPNVTVDVASQLVKSRNGGVLRTGSAALGSARRLLEVVVAPALAEAGIDSDVIQLVPRAEREAAAALVRFPDLVPLVILRGSGDSTRALATEAATHGVRTLAHADGGGVLYVDVAADEATVRTLVDNSLDRLGVCNRLNLLLIHESVYETLWPVVEGVLAERKIRASLPPHEHALGYEWALDSDEEATVTVATVPDLTHAVSIANDQTSGLAAGIATEDAEAAEAFFDGYQGTGVFWNAPTRLLDGFKLLGVPETGINLDKVPGPRGPVTYTDLYVRQYAVVPAGR